A region from the Bacteroidota bacterium genome encodes:
- a CDS encoding acyl-CoA dehydrogenase family protein gives MPYLKGGEFIIHQSQAADVYIPEQATEEQQMIRQAAKDFIKNEIDPALDRLDAREPGLTEKKLEIAGQLGLLGLTVPEQYGGSGVPFITSAYISEVFGGAHGFSVSFGAQTGIGTLPILYYGTEEQRQKYLPKLATGELKASYCLTEPGSGSDALGAKTRADLSPDGTHYILNGQKIFITNAGFADIFIVFAQVDGLKFSAFIVEKKFEGVSLGEEEKKMGIKASSTRQVFFQNVKVPKENLLGEIGKGHKIAFQILNVGRFKLGIGTLGGCKRAIDTTVKYANERQQFKTPISNFGAIKHKLGEIAIRTWTAEAAAFRTAGLIEERENELRASGASMTEVLTGGAEEYAIECALLKVLGSEVLDFVIDECLQTYGGYGFIEEYPMARAYRDARINRIYEGTNEINRLLSVDMLLKRAVKGSLDLMKPAMAIQKELMSVPEMSSPDSEDIFSAEKKALLNAKKTFILVAGGAFQKLTVHLAKEQEIIMNAADVLIDIYTMESAMHRAEKLVAMNGREASQIYIDMVRCFFFDAMDRIYVNGRRALSAFAEGDELRIMMMGLKRFTKYDLVNGKQIRRDIADKMIAENGYCFWD, from the coding sequence ATGCCATATTTAAAAGGTGGGGAATTTATCATCCACCAATCGCAAGCGGCGGATGTATATATCCCCGAGCAAGCTACCGAAGAGCAGCAAATGATTCGTCAGGCGGCTAAGGACTTTATAAAAAATGAAATAGATCCGGCTTTAGATAGACTGGATGCCCGCGAACCGGGACTCACAGAAAAGAAATTAGAAATTGCCGGACAGTTAGGATTGCTCGGCCTTACCGTACCGGAACAATATGGCGGTTCTGGAGTTCCGTTCATCACTTCCGCCTATATCAGCGAGGTGTTTGGCGGCGCTCATGGATTTTCAGTTTCGTTTGGCGCTCAAACCGGTATCGGTACTTTGCCCATTCTATATTATGGCACAGAAGAGCAGCGTCAAAAATACCTGCCCAAATTAGCTACCGGTGAATTGAAAGCATCTTACTGTTTGACCGAGCCCGGTTCCGGTTCAGATGCCTTGGGTGCTAAAACCAGAGCAGACCTGAGTCCTGATGGAACTCATTACATCCTCAATGGTCAAAAGATATTCATTACTAATGCAGGTTTTGCAGACATCTTCATTGTCTTTGCGCAGGTAGATGGTCTGAAGTTCAGCGCTTTTATTGTCGAAAAGAAATTTGAAGGTGTTAGTTTGGGCGAAGAAGAAAAGAAGATGGGTATCAAAGCCTCTTCTACGCGACAAGTATTTTTTCAGAACGTCAAAGTGCCGAAAGAGAATCTGCTGGGCGAAATTGGAAAAGGACATAAAATTGCTTTTCAAATTTTGAATGTCGGGCGTTTTAAATTGGGCATCGGCACTTTGGGTGGATGTAAACGCGCTATTGATACTACCGTGAAATATGCCAATGAACGACAGCAATTTAAAACACCGATCTCTAATTTTGGAGCGATTAAACATAAACTGGGAGAAATAGCTATTCGCACCTGGACGGCTGAGGCGGCAGCCTTTCGCACAGCCGGGTTGATTGAAGAAAGAGAGAATGAACTCCGCGCATCCGGTGCTTCGATGACCGAGGTGCTAACCGGTGGTGCCGAGGAATATGCTATTGAGTGTGCCTTGTTGAAAGTGCTGGGCAGTGAGGTGCTTGACTTTGTAATTGATGAATGTCTGCAAACTTATGGCGGCTATGGATTCATTGAAGAATATCCGATGGCTCGCGCCTATCGAGATGCTCGGATTAACCGGATTTATGAAGGAACGAACGAAATCAATCGGTTGCTTTCGGTGGATATGCTTTTGAAGCGAGCAGTGAAGGGAAGTTTAGACCTGATGAAACCCGCGATGGCTATCCAAAAGGAGTTGATGAGCGTTCCTGAAATGTCGTCGCCCGATTCGGAGGATATATTTTCAGCAGAAAAGAAAGCATTATTGAATGCCAAGAAAACTTTCATTCTCGTAGCGGGTGGAGCCTTTCAGAAACTCACGGTTCACTTAGCCAAAGAGCAGGAGATTATTATGAATGCCGCTGACGTACTGATTGATATTTATACTATGGAATCGGCCATGCACCGCGCAGAAAAATTGGTGGCGATGAACGGACGCGAAGCATCGCAGATATACATTGACATGGTGCGCTGCTTCTTCTTCGATGCCATGGACCGGATTTACGTCAATGGCAGACGGGCGCTTTCTGCTTTTGCCGAAGGCGACGAACTTCGCATCATGATGATGGGTTTAAAACGATTTACGAAATATGACCTCGTAAACGGCAAACAAATCCGCCGCGATATTGCTGATAAAATGATTGCCGAAAACGGTTATTGTTTTTGGGATTAA
- a CDS encoding virulence protein RhuM/Fic/DOC family protein codes for MNQIEIYETPDNQTHVEVRFEEETVWLSLNHIALLFDRDKSVISRHLKNIYKEGELEEAGTVAKNAIVQIEAGREVKRDIEFYNLDAVISVGYRVNSKRGIQFRQWATQRLKDYLVNGYAINKKRLEDLGKMVQLIEQSGKAEALQLQEAKGLLEILSHYTRSFVLLNQYDSQKLQPGKLNETITYEIEYSEAKSAVAELKKQLMAKKEATVLFGNEKDEGFKSSLGNIVQTFGGQYLYPSIEEQAAHLLYFIIKNHSFNDGNKRIGAFLFVWFLEKNKHRFKSNGELKINDNGLTAIALLVAQSSPDDKEIIIQLIIALIADSR; via the coding sequence ATGAATCAGATAGAGATATACGAAACGCCAGATAATCAAACACATGTGGAGGTGAGATTTGAGGAAGAAACGGTCTGGCTGTCCCTTAACCATATTGCCCTGTTATTCGACCGGGATAAGTCTGTAATTTCAAGGCACTTAAAAAACATCTATAAGGAGGGGGAGTTAGAGGAAGCCGGAACTGTTGCAAAAAATGCAATAGTTCAAATAGAAGCAGGCAGAGAAGTGAAGAGAGACATTGAATTCTATAATCTTGATGCTGTAATATCTGTTGGTTATCGGGTTAATTCCAAGCGAGGGATTCAATTTCGTCAATGGGCCACTCAGCGCCTCAAAGATTATTTGGTGAATGGTTACGCCATCAACAAAAAACGCCTAGAGGATTTGGGCAAAATGGTTCAACTCATTGAACAATCAGGCAAAGCCGAAGCGCTGCAATTGCAGGAAGCCAAAGGATTGCTCGAAATCCTGAGCCATTACACCAGAAGTTTTGTGCTACTCAATCAGTATGACAGCCAAAAACTGCAACCCGGCAAGTTGAACGAAACTATCACCTATGAAATAGAGTATTCGGAAGCCAAAAGTGCTGTAGCCGAGTTGAAAAAACAGTTGATGGCGAAAAAGGAGGCAACGGTTCTATTCGGTAACGAAAAAGATGAAGGGTTTAAAAGCTCTCTGGGTAATATCGTACAAACCTTTGGAGGACAGTATCTATATCCGAGCATAGAAGAACAGGCGGCACACTTGTTGTACTTCATTATCAAAAACCACTCTTTCAATGATGGCAATAAACGGATTGGTGCCTTTTTATTTGTTTGGTTTTTGGAGAAAAATAAACATCGCTTCAAGAGCAATGGAGAATTAAAAATCAATGACAATGGACTTACAGCCATCGCACTTCTGGTAGCACAGAGCAGCCCTGATGATAAGGAAATCATCATACAGTTGATCATTGCTTTGATTGCAGACAGTAGGTAA
- a CDS encoding T9SS type A sorting domain-containing protein: MDYGFTDWSKGREVTMEIVNELGQVVHRQILPQYSGFQRVNVTSYPSGIYITYIKRNNQIIATSKFAKQ; this comes from the coding sequence ATTGATTATGGCTTTACGGATTGGAGTAAAGGCAGAGAGGTAACAATGGAGATAGTGAATGAGTTGGGGCAGGTAGTGCATCGGCAAATACTGCCGCAGTACAGTGGCTTTCAAAGGGTAAATGTTACTTCTTATCCTTCGGGCATCTACATTACCTATATCAAACGCAACAACCAAATCATTGCAACCAGCAAGTTTGCAAAGCAGTAA
- a CDS encoding T9SS type A sorting domain-containing protein codes for MRGGEAVFRARAMLALVVDTFYDDDAICVTDTLTYSGKKERDEPEKKTTAKDITEELEVKLFPNPAMDYAFLQVNKDVSPLQLKITDAVGKLVFNNHISTINGRYKINTSAFNSGMYFIGLYGSDGKIYSGKLSIFMK; via the coding sequence ATGCGGGGAGGTGAGGCGGTGTTCCGTGCGCGTGCCATGCTGGCGTTGGTAGTGGATACTTTTTATGATGATGATGCCATCTGCGTAACCGATACGCTTACATACAGTGGGAAGAAAGAAAGGGATGAACCTGAAAAGAAAACAACGGCAAAGGATATTACAGAAGAACTGGAGGTAAAACTATTTCCTAACCCTGCTATGGACTATGCATTTCTGCAAGTGAATAAGGATGTGTCGCCATTACAGCTAAAAATAACGGATGCGGTGGGCAAATTAGTATTCAACAATCATATCAGTACAATCAATGGCAGGTATAAAATCAATACTTCAGCATTCAACAGCGGCATGTATTTTATCGGGCTATATGGTTCTGATGGGAAAATATATAGCGGTAAACTGAGTATCTTTATGAAATGA
- a CDS encoding SUMF1/EgtB/PvdO family nonheme iron enzyme — protein MKFRHLHLLLALSLMIGASSCKKEKSSITGWNYNDSKNGGFEVVDYKGQETGPGLVYVQGGTFVMGNTEQDVMYEYHNVARRVTVSSYYMDETEIANVHYREYLYWMVRVFGNDFPDVVKKALPDTLVWRDELAYNEPYVEYYFRHPAYNYYPVVGVNWLQANDFATWRSDRVNERILIDKGVLAENPSQVGSDNFNTESYMVGQYEGSAGKRPVKDLDPNGSGTRHVRMEDGMMLPKYRLPTEAEWEYAALALVGNQPASSEERITDRKIYPWNGTSTRYPKTGMWQGEFLANFKRGRGDNMGIAGKLNDNADITAPVKSYMPNDFGLYNMAGNVNEWVMDVYRPMTSADGDDFRTFRGNEFKTKVLDADGNPVDKDSLGRLQYRVVTDEESANRRNYKKGEARNYLDGDEISNVDYKFGFSSLIDNDAHVYKGGSWKDRAYFLSPGTRRYLAQEQGTDDLGFRCAMDRVGSPSGNSQKGGKGGNNFPKEKGKRKMKG, from the coding sequence ATGAAGTTTCGCCATTTGCATTTACTGTTAGCTCTGTCATTGATGATCGGAGCCTCTTCGTGCAAGAAAGAGAAATCATCCATCACCGGTTGGAATTATAACGATTCCAAGAACGGTGGATTTGAGGTAGTAGATTACAAAGGACAGGAGACCGGTCCCGGTTTGGTCTATGTACAAGGGGGAACCTTTGTAATGGGAAATACCGAACAGGATGTGATGTACGAATATCATAACGTAGCTCGTCGGGTAACTGTTAGTTCTTATTATATGGATGAAACGGAAATTGCCAACGTGCATTACCGTGAATATCTTTACTGGATGGTTCGCGTTTTCGGAAATGATTTTCCGGATGTCGTGAAAAAGGCGCTGCCTGATACTTTGGTATGGAGAGATGAATTGGCCTACAACGAGCCTTATGTAGAATATTATTTCCGCCATCCTGCGTATAACTACTATCCCGTTGTTGGTGTAAACTGGCTTCAGGCAAATGATTTCGCCACTTGGCGCTCTGACCGCGTGAACGAAAGGATCCTGATTGATAAGGGAGTATTGGCAGAAAACCCTTCTCAGGTTGGTTCTGACAATTTCAATACCGAGTCATATATGGTAGGGCAATATGAAGGTTCAGCCGGCAAGAGACCGGTGAAGGATTTGGATCCAAATGGTTCTGGTACCCGCCACGTAAGAATGGAAGACGGTATGATGCTTCCAAAATATCGTTTACCGACAGAAGCTGAGTGGGAATATGCTGCCTTGGCTTTGGTAGGCAATCAGCCTGCTAGCTCAGAAGAAAGAATCACCGACCGAAAGATTTATCCTTGGAATGGAACTTCAACCCGCTATCCTAAAACAGGGATGTGGCAGGGTGAATTTCTTGCCAACTTCAAAAGAGGTCGTGGAGATAATATGGGTATAGCCGGCAAGCTAAATGACAACGCTGACATCACCGCACCGGTTAAGTCCTACATGCCAAATGACTTTGGTTTATATAACATGGCAGGCAACGTAAACGAGTGGGTAATGGATGTGTATCGCCCTATGACCTCTGCTGATGGAGATGATTTCCGCACCTTCCGGGGTAATGAATTCAAAACTAAAGTGTTAGACGCTGACGGCAACCCGGTTGACAAAGACAGCTTGGGAAGATTGCAATATCGTGTAGTGACCGACGAGGAAAGCGCTAATCGCAGAAACTACAAAAAAGGGGAGGCAAGAAATTATCTGGACGGCGATGAAATATCCAACGTAGATTACAAGTTCGGATTTTCTTCATTGATTGATAATGATGCTCACGTTTATAAAGGCGGAAGTTGGAAAGACCGCGCTTATTTCCTTTCACCGGGAACCCGTCGCTACTTAGCTCAGGAGCAGGGTACAGATGACCTTGGTTTCCGCTGCGCGATGGATCGCGTAGGTTCTCCTTCCGGTAATTCTCAGAAGGGAGGTAAAGGAGGTAATAACTTCCCTAAAGAGAAAGGTAAAAGAAAGATGAAGGGATAG
- a CDS encoding PorP/SprF family type IX secretion system membrane protein encodes MRNKLKYIAFITLLFTTGRNLSAQDVVMSQYFSAPLQLNPALAGVSYGPRATLNYRNQWSGLGNGFNGGFTTYMAGFDMHISPLHAGIGVQFTGDLVGNNMYGSYKASIIYAQQIKLNKKMALKIGVQGSYIHTTLRWDKLLWSDMIDPLSGFFNNVNVPNPTSEPPPDKLATDKGDLGAGVLFFTEKLYLGFSVNNLLMHRQSFYEADDVMTPMNFNVHFGANLPIRHKKDLRYNIWVSPNVLFVNQGKSFQTQGTFLTGISFVYFGLGYRNAFKNSDAVIGYLGFKKGKFRIGYSYDYTISRLMGRSGGTHELSFTFNWTGDDNSINPKKNKAFVPCPSILNF; translated from the coding sequence TTGCGAAACAAGCTCAAATATATTGCTTTTATAACCCTGCTTTTCACGACAGGTAGAAATTTATCAGCACAGGACGTCGTAATGTCCCAATATTTCTCCGCCCCCTTGCAGCTAAATCCTGCCTTGGCAGGCGTTTCTTATGGGCCACGAGCTACACTCAATTATCGCAATCAGTGGTCGGGCTTGGGCAACGGATTCAATGGTGGTTTCACTACCTACATGGCCGGATTTGACATGCACATATCACCCCTTCATGCGGGGATTGGAGTTCAGTTCACCGGTGATTTGGTGGGCAATAATATGTATGGCAGTTACAAGGCCAGCATTATTTATGCCCAACAAATCAAGCTCAACAAAAAGATGGCGCTGAAAATTGGTGTTCAGGGAAGCTATATTCATACAACGCTTCGTTGGGACAAATTATTATGGAGCGATATGATTGATCCATTGAGTGGATTCTTCAACAATGTAAACGTTCCCAACCCTACTTCTGAGCCTCCTCCGGATAAATTAGCCACTGATAAAGGTGACCTGGGAGCAGGCGTACTATTTTTTACAGAGAAACTTTATCTCGGCTTTTCCGTAAATAATCTATTAATGCACCGCCAGTCCTTTTATGAAGCCGATGATGTAATGACTCCGATGAACTTTAATGTTCACTTTGGAGCCAACCTACCTATTCGGCATAAAAAAGACCTGCGATACAATATTTGGGTATCACCCAACGTTCTATTCGTGAATCAGGGAAAATCCTTTCAAACCCAAGGAACTTTCCTGACTGGTATTAGTTTCGTGTACTTTGGATTAGGATATAGAAATGCTTTTAAAAATTCAGATGCTGTGATAGGATATTTAGGTTTCAAAAAAGGAAAATTCAGAATTGGATATAGCTATGATTATACTATTTCTCGACTGATGGGTCGTTCCGGTGGAACCCATGAGCTGTCTTTTACGTTTAATTGGACAGGGGATGATAATTCCATCAATCCGAAGAAGAACAAAGCCTTTGTGCCGTGTCCATCTATTCTAAACTTTTAG
- the porU gene encoding type IX secretion system sortase PorU, with protein MTITDFNERAFHESEEFNLLQSGKTWLGDKMTNFSNQKTFSFTFPNLITTVPVKLTTALAANSINGSTTIANINGQTPPITSQFVAGISPGTYVPVYNRSTITGSQFINSSQINVTYTFSAPSDPSGSAAAYLDFFELNLSRSLSLSGDAMTFRNVASVGSGNISNFILSNASSSTKVWDITDIGNIVEMTGSLNGSQFSFTTPTETLKEFVSLNSTSSFANPTYVSKVENQNLHAIGEPDMIIVTHDDFFAASNDLAEYHRTTDHITVDVVKTSQIYNEFGSGKPDISAIRDFVKMPYDRAGGDTSLMPRYLLLMGDGSYDPQNRIASKTNFVPTYQSDDSNNPTATYTSDDFYGLLDDNEGGNITNAAQKLDIGIGRIPVETATEAQDVVNKIKGYKTIKLCAGCAQVASNNTWRNNITFIADDEDNDLHLDASEALAEATRAKYPSYNYDKIYLDAFKQVPTPAGDRYPDVNTAIINRVNTGALIINWVGHGGPTNWAHERIFNMSDIVNFQNATKLPLFITATCDFSAFDLAERTAGEWLIVNGKGGAIGSITTVRLVYSNANQALNDVVFKYLFQDFMDRKPTLGEVTMLSKNNVLTDISNTRKFTLLGDPALTLNYPRYNVVTTMVNEKPVVLPQDSFKALARMTVSGEIRDDNNVKMTSFNGTIYPWVYDKINVTPTLSNDGGSPVRNIKMYKSLLFKGKASVTNGEFSFTFIVPKDINYQYGYGRISYYADNGDNIDAHGFNQTITIGGSADSVAMDNLGPRMNVYMNDEKFVFGGTTNANPLLLVKFDDESGINTVGNGVGHDLTAVLDDNEQNKLTLNDYYESELDNFQKGAVRYPLTKLKDGRHTLKVKAWDINNNSSDEYTEFIVTSDAKIALTHVFNYPNPFTTRTQFMFEHNRPCDVLDVSVQIYTVSGKLVKSIVQQVQSVGYRVDNIEWNGLDDYGDPIGKGVYVYKVNVRDSGGSSAHKFEKLVVLR; from the coding sequence TTGACGATTACCGATTTTAACGAAAGAGCATTTCATGAAAGTGAGGAGTTTAACCTGTTGCAAAGCGGTAAGACCTGGCTGGGAGATAAGATGACTAACTTTTCAAATCAGAAGACGTTTTCGTTTACATTTCCCAACCTCATCACCACGGTTCCTGTTAAACTTACAACGGCATTGGCGGCTAATAGCATCAATGGTAGTACAACGATTGCCAATATCAATGGTCAAACCCCACCAATCACTTCTCAGTTTGTGGCAGGCATTAGTCCGGGAACCTACGTGCCTGTTTATAATCGCTCTACCATCACCGGGAGTCAATTCATCAATTCCTCGCAGATAAATGTCACTTATACTTTCAGTGCCCCATCTGATCCATCAGGAAGCGCGGCCGCCTACCTCGACTTTTTTGAATTGAATCTTAGCCGCTCACTTTCTCTGTCGGGTGATGCGATGACTTTCAGAAATGTAGCTTCGGTTGGCTCTGGCAATATTTCTAATTTCATTTTAAGTAATGCAAGTTCGTCCACGAAGGTTTGGGATATTACCGACATTGGAAATATAGTAGAAATGACCGGCAGCCTAAACGGCTCACAGTTTTCATTTACCACCCCTACCGAAACGTTGAAAGAATTTGTTTCGTTAAACAGCACCTCAAGTTTTGCCAATCCCACCTATGTTTCAAAAGTGGAGAATCAAAACCTTCATGCGATCGGCGAACCGGATATGATAATTGTAACCCATGATGATTTCTTTGCCGCCTCCAACGACCTAGCCGAATATCATCGCACCACGGACCACATCACTGTAGACGTGGTTAAAACCAGCCAGATATATAATGAGTTTGGAAGTGGCAAACCCGATATTTCTGCTATACGCGACTTTGTAAAAATGCCTTATGACCGCGCTGGCGGAGACACCTCTTTAATGCCTCGCTATTTATTGCTCATGGGCGATGGATCCTATGACCCGCAGAACCGTATCGCGAGCAAAACAAACTTTGTGCCTACCTATCAAAGTGATGACTCAAATAACCCAACGGCTACATATACCTCTGATGATTTTTATGGATTATTAGACGACAATGAAGGAGGTAATATCACCAATGCTGCCCAGAAATTGGATATTGGAATCGGGCGAATCCCTGTAGAAACAGCAACGGAAGCGCAAGATGTGGTCAACAAAATCAAAGGGTATAAGACCATCAAACTCTGCGCCGGATGTGCCCAGGTAGCGAGTAACAATACTTGGAGAAACAACATCACCTTCATTGCTGATGATGAAGACAATGATCTACACTTGGATGCTTCCGAGGCTTTGGCAGAAGCTACCCGCGCAAAATACCCATCCTACAATTATGACAAAATATATCTCGATGCCTTTAAGCAAGTGCCGACTCCAGCCGGAGACCGCTATCCGGACGTGAATACCGCCATTATCAACCGGGTGAATACCGGGGCGCTGATTATTAATTGGGTGGGGCACGGCGGTCCAACTAATTGGGCACATGAGCGTATCTTCAATATGAGCGATATCGTCAACTTCCAAAACGCCACCAAACTTCCTCTATTCATCACAGCTACTTGTGATTTCAGTGCCTTCGACTTGGCAGAGCGCACAGCCGGTGAGTGGTTGATTGTCAATGGCAAAGGAGGCGCTATTGGTTCGATCACTACGGTGCGCTTGGTCTATTCTAATGCGAACCAAGCATTGAACGATGTGGTTTTTAAGTATCTCTTTCAGGATTTCATGGATCGTAAGCCTACGCTGGGTGAGGTGACCATGCTTTCTAAGAATAATGTGCTGACAGATATTTCAAACACGCGGAAATTTACCTTGCTTGGTGATCCGGCGTTAACACTAAACTATCCTCGGTATAATGTAGTCACTACCATGGTGAATGAAAAGCCGGTTGTTTTGCCCCAAGACAGCTTTAAAGCCCTTGCCCGCATGACCGTTTCGGGCGAAATCAGAGATGATAATAATGTCAAAATGACTTCCTTCAATGGAACTATATATCCTTGGGTGTATGATAAAATAAACGTTACCCCAACCTTGAGCAATGATGGAGGAAGCCCTGTGCGAAACATTAAAATGTACAAGAGTCTGCTTTTCAAAGGCAAGGCGAGCGTGACCAATGGCGAATTCAGTTTTACCTTTATCGTTCCCAAAGACATTAACTATCAGTATGGGTATGGACGAATCAGCTACTATGCCGATAATGGAGATAATATAGATGCACACGGATTTAACCAAACCATTACCATTGGCGGGTCGGCAGATTCAGTTGCGATGGATAATCTGGGTCCGCGCATGAATGTTTATATGAACGACGAAAAATTTGTTTTTGGAGGAACTACCAATGCTAATCCTCTCTTGCTTGTAAAGTTTGATGATGAAAGTGGGATCAATACGGTAGGCAACGGCGTAGGCCATGACCTGACAGCCGTTCTGGATGACAACGAACAAAACAAACTGACACTGAATGATTATTACGAAAGCGAACTGGATAATTTCCAAAAAGGAGCAGTGAGGTATCCGCTCACTAAATTAAAGGACGGAAGACATACGCTAAAAGTCAAAGCTTGGGACATTAACAACAACTCATCTGATGAATATACTGAGTTTATTGTAACCTCTGATGCCAAAATTGCGTTAACTCATGTATTTAACTATCCAAACCCATTCACCACGAGAACACAATTTATGTTTGAGCACAATAGACCTTGTGATGTATTAGATGTAAGCGTACAGATTTACACAGTCAGCGGAAAACTGGTAAAATCCATTGTACAACAGGTGCAATCTGTTGGCTATAGAGTAGATAATATTGAGTGGAATGGTCTGGATGATTATGGCGACCCGATTGGTAAAGGAGTGTATGTTTATAAGGTCAACGTGCGCGACTCAGGAGGCAGTAGCGCCCACAAGTTTGAAAAGTTGGTAGTTTTAAGATAA
- the porV gene encoding type IX secretion system outer membrane channel protein PorV — protein MNLLLRSKMLFASTVLFVFFTSASKAQTVNTGAGKINTVTTAVPFLRIVPDARAGGMGDVGIASPTDANGLYLNPAKMAFIDKDFGFAVTFSPWLKALVNDIYLVNINGYYKVKKMQTIALSVRYFSLGNITFTDVNGQETGQFRPNEFAIDGHYARVLGKYFSIAASLRFIYSNLAGGQGGQVKAGIAGSGDISWYFKKRYNENKENKFVHEFAAGMNISNIGSKITYNPTNKGQRDYIPTNLGLGFGYTLDVDKHSTVGAYVDFNKLLVPSPDTVDNNNNAIYDFREKSPITGMFTSFGDAPGGFKEEMREITIGAGVEYMYNKQFGARFGYFYEPSTKGNRQFLTAGLTVKYSVVGLNFSYLIPTTIQRNPLDNTLRFSLLFDFAKGGKKAGQNNTGVSLVDDGPKKKSKKEKELQPTENVVPVAPVTPEVPLESVPPLPKKDNE, from the coding sequence ATGAATTTACTGTTGCGTTCTAAAATGCTGTTTGCCTCTACGGTGCTGTTTGTGTTCTTTACATCAGCTTCCAAGGCTCAAACCGTGAATACCGGTGCGGGGAAAATCAATACGGTAACAACAGCCGTTCCTTTTCTACGCATCGTTCCCGATGCCCGCGCCGGAGGAATGGGGGATGTGGGAATAGCTTCGCCTACCGATGCAAACGGCTTATATCTCAATCCGGCTAAGATGGCTTTCATTGATAAAGATTTTGGTTTTGCCGTAACGTTCAGCCCTTGGCTCAAGGCATTGGTCAACGATATTTATCTGGTGAATATCAATGGTTATTACAAGGTGAAAAAAATGCAAACCATTGCATTGTCGGTGCGCTATTTCTCTTTGGGCAACATTACTTTTACAGACGTGAACGGTCAGGAAACCGGACAGTTTCGCCCGAATGAATTTGCCATTGATGGACATTATGCGCGCGTATTGGGCAAGTATTTTTCTATTGCGGCTTCTCTTCGTTTTATCTACTCCAACCTGGCCGGTGGGCAGGGGGGACAAGTTAAGGCGGGAATCGCCGGTTCGGGAGATATTTCCTGGTATTTCAAGAAGAGGTATAACGAGAATAAGGAAAACAAATTTGTCCATGAATTTGCTGCCGGCATGAATATTTCAAATATCGGTAGTAAAATAACGTATAACCCAACTAATAAAGGGCAGCGGGATTACATTCCCACCAATCTTGGTCTTGGTTTTGGATATACGCTCGACGTTGACAAACACAGTACTGTTGGTGCCTACGTAGATTTCAATAAATTGTTGGTTCCATCGCCTGATACAGTTGATAATAACAATAACGCTATTTATGACTTTCGTGAAAAATCGCCCATCACCGGCATGTTTACTTCATTTGGAGATGCCCCCGGTGGCTTCAAGGAAGAGATGAGAGAAATTACTATCGGCGCCGGTGTGGAGTATATGTATAACAAACAGTTCGGCGCTCGTTTCGGATATTTTTATGAGCCTTCTACCAAAGGAAATCGCCAGTTTCTTACCGCTGGTTTGACGGTGAAGTACAGTGTGGTTGGTTTAAATTTCTCTTACCTCATCCCTACCACCATTCAGCGAAATCCATTGGATAACACGTTGCGATTCAGCCTCCTGTTCGACTTTGCAAAGGGGGGTAAGAAAGCCGGTCAGAACAACACCGGAGTCTCGCTGGTAGATGACGGGCCAAAGAAGAAATCCAAAAAGGAAAAGGAACTGCAACCCACTGAAAATGTGGTACCGGTGGCTCCCGTAACTCCGGAAGTTCCTTTGGAATCAGTTCCGCCGCTACCCAAGAAAGACAACGAATAG
- a CDS encoding TonB family protein — MKKEKKPFHSIRKPGFIGGKKAFQDFLSENLVYPQAAIEQKVEGIAHVKCEVDDRGKVLKAESTHRLGHGLDEEAERLCLLMRFEDTTERGMKIKHTQTMKIPFVLPKQTGISIQYETTPSEKKQGESYHYTIKF, encoded by the coding sequence ATGAAAAAAGAAAAGAAACCCTTTCACTCAATTCGCAAGCCCGGATTCATTGGTGGCAAAAAAGCCTTTCAAGATTTCTTATCCGAAAACTTGGTCTATCCGCAAGCAGCTATCGAACAGAAAGTTGAAGGCATCGCCCATGTGAAGTGTGAAGTAGATGACCGAGGGAAAGTGCTGAAAGCAGAATCCACTCATCGTTTAGGTCATGGATTAGATGAAGAAGCGGAACGATTGTGTTTGCTCATGCGTTTTGAAGACACCACCGAAAGAGGTATGAAAATCAAGCATACACAAACCATGAAAATCCCTTTCGTATTACCCAAACAAACCGGTATCAGTATTCAATATGAAACCACGCCAAGCGAAAAGAAACAAGGCGAAAGTTATCACTACACCATCAAGTTTTAA